From Lycorma delicatula isolate Av1 chromosome 13, ASM4794821v1, whole genome shotgun sequence, a single genomic window includes:
- the LOC142334111 gene encoding uncharacterized protein LOC142334111: MDLKVFTVLNIIILMMTSLIYCSQPQDTTVEPIDNLNRTTNRTEVWLLEIHISEIFKQLSQSNLQQYSVKRCLNCILAVLKDAKYFTDYCNGKGSWTPSDGCANVPDKNKLCGDIRSLYLGIIYKDFDDWDKNCVVQPDDERKTIFKSIPAVIKCRGFSRPNSIYSMCLTKREPNEDSDDGNGKTDVDDVISDK, from the exons ATGGATTTAAAAGtatttactgtattaaatataataatattaatgatgacaAGTTTAATATATTGTTCTCAGCCACAGGACACCACCGTTGAACCGATTGATA atttaaatagaACAACGAATCGGACAGAGGTATGGCTTTTGGAGATACAcataagtgaaatatttaaacagttatCACAATCTAATTTACAACAATATTCGGTGAAGAGATGTTTAAATTGTATACTAGCAGTTTTGAAAGATGCGAAATATTTTACTGACTATTGTAATGGAAAAGGATCTTGGACTCCCTCGGACGGTTGTGCGAATGTTccagacaaaaataaactttgtggAGATATACGTTCATTGTATTTAGGTATAATATATAAAGACTTTGACGATTGGGATAAAAACTGCGTAGTACAACCTGACGATGAAAGAAAAACGATATTCAAGAGTATACCAGCTGTCATAAAATGTCGTGGTTTTTCAAGACCAAATAGTATCTATTCAATGTGTTTGACAAAGCGGGAGCCTAATG aggatTCAGATGACGGAAATGGAAAAACAGACGTTGATGATGTAATAtcagacaaataa
- the LOC142333967 gene encoding uncharacterized protein LOC142333967: MDLKVFILLHIIILMMISLIYCSQPQDTTVEPIANLTRAIYQRDISLLKKNINEIITQSSKPKLQYSVKKCYNCVLAIMNNAKQFTNYCIGKVTWNPPYGCTNVPEKDELCGDVRSLYVSTILNNFQEWTNQCGRQPQNERKTIYNSLPDIIKCGNNSRGNIIYSLCATNWPPSEDADDGNGKTDDDDVITDK, from the exons AtggatttaaaagtatttattttattacatataataatattaatgatgataagTTTAATATATTGTTCTCAGCCACAGGACACCACCGTTGAACCGATTGCTA atttgacTAGAGCAATCTATCAGAGAGATATAAGTCttttgaagaaaaacataaaCGAAATAATTACCCAATCATCAAAACCTAAGTTACAATATTCGGTGAAGAAATGTTATAATTGTGTACTAGCGATTATGAATAACGCGAAACAATTTACTAATTATTGTATTGGAAAAGTAACTTGGAATCCCCCGTACGGTTGTACGAATGTTCCAGAAAAAGATGAGCTTTGTGGAGATGTACGTTCATTGTATGTAAGTACAATACTTAATAACTTCCAAGAATGGACAAATCAATGCGGAAGACAACctcaaaatgaaagaaaaacgatATACAACAGTTTACCAGATATCATAAAATGTGGTAATAATTCAAGGGGAAATATTATCTATTCACTGTGTGCGACAAACTGGCCACCTAGTG aggatGCAGATGACGGAAATGGAAAAACAGACGATGATGATGTAATAacagacaaataa